Proteins from a genomic interval of Qipengyuania sp. JC766:
- the tatB gene encoding Sec-independent protein translocase protein TatB — protein MFDVGATELLLIIVVAIIVIGPKDMPGALRTAGRWVGKIRRTSAHFRAGFDAMVREAEMEEMERKWKEKNAKIMAETPEGEMGALPTAESRAAPKADKAETSQSDADDNAADQPALPLDKPKAD, from the coding sequence ATGTTCGACGTCGGCGCTACCGAGCTCCTGCTCATAATCGTGGTCGCGATTATCGTGATCGGACCCAAGGACATGCCCGGCGCGCTGCGCACGGCAGGCCGCTGGGTCGGCAAGATCCGCCGCACGTCCGCCCATTTCCGGGCCGGTTTCGACGCCATGGTGCGCGAGGCCGAGATGGAGGAAATGGAGCGCAAGTGGAAAGAGAAGAACGCCAAAATTATGGCCGAAACGCCGGAAGGCGAGATGGGCGCGCTTCCGACAGCCGAATCGCGCGCGGCGCCCAAGGCCGATAAGGCCGAGACGAGCCAGTCCGACGCGGACGACAATGCGGCCGATCAGCCGGCGCTCCCGCTCGACAAGCCCAAGGCGGATTGA
- the tatC gene encoding twin-arginine translocase subunit TatC gives MALGLRDIDETQAPLLDHLVELRGRLVRCVIALILAFGVCLYFANDIYGFLVRPLHAAFPPGEGRLIYTKLYEAFFVELKVALFAAFCISFPIIANQLWAFVAPGLYAREKKAFLPFLLATPILFTAGAALAYYVVMPLAFVWFLGFQGEAGGVQMEALPAAGDYLDLVMQFILAFGISFLLPILLLLLNRAGIVSRKQLSGARRYVVVGVFAAAAILTPPDPGSQLLLAVPLLLLFEGSLLIMFFSEKRKVREEGEEPAAT, from the coding sequence ATGGCGCTGGGACTTCGCGATATCGACGAAACGCAGGCTCCGCTGCTCGATCACCTGGTGGAACTGCGCGGGCGGCTGGTCCGCTGCGTCATCGCGCTGATACTCGCCTTCGGCGTGTGCCTCTATTTCGCCAACGACATCTACGGTTTCCTCGTGCGACCGCTGCACGCAGCGTTTCCGCCGGGCGAGGGCAGGCTGATCTACACCAAGCTGTACGAGGCCTTCTTCGTCGAACTGAAGGTGGCCCTGTTCGCAGCGTTCTGCATCAGCTTCCCGATCATCGCCAACCAGCTTTGGGCATTCGTCGCGCCCGGCCTCTATGCCAGGGAGAAGAAGGCGTTCCTGCCCTTCCTCCTCGCGACCCCGATCCTGTTCACGGCCGGCGCGGCGCTGGCCTATTACGTGGTGATGCCGCTAGCCTTCGTCTGGTTCCTCGGCTTCCAGGGTGAAGCGGGCGGGGTGCAGATGGAAGCACTTCCCGCAGCTGGGGATTATCTCGACCTCGTCATGCAGTTCATCCTGGCATTCGGGATCAGCTTCCTGCTGCCGATCCTGTTGCTACTGCTGAACCGCGCAGGAATTGTGTCCCGTAAGCAATTGTCCGGGGCCCGCCGCTACGTGGTCGTCGGCGTGTTCGCCGCGGCGGCAATCCTGACCCCGCCCGATCCGGGATCCCAGCTATTGCTGGCCGTGCCGCTGCTGCTGCTCTTCGAAGGCTCGCTGCTCATCATGTTCTTCAGCGAGAAGCGTAAGGTCCGGGAAGAGGGCGAGGAACCTGCCGCCACCTAG
- a CDS encoding twin-arginine translocase TatA/TatE family subunit, whose product MGGIGVWQILIVALLVLVLFGGGKISGMLGDLGKGVKSFKKGLAEDDEPDSQPAARIEGPSHAAKPAGETVNETNPADRQS is encoded by the coding sequence ATGGGTGGTATCGGCGTCTGGCAAATCCTTATCGTGGCCCTTCTGGTCCTCGTCCTGTTCGGCGGGGGCAAGATCTCCGGCATGCTCGGCGATCTCGGCAAGGGCGTGAAAAGCTTCAAGAAGGGGCTCGCCGAAGACGACGAGCCGGATAGCCAGCCTGCTGCCCGGATCGAGGGTCCGTCCCATGCGGCCAAGCCCGCGGGCGAAACGGTGAACGAGACGAACCCCGCCGATCGTCAGTCCTGA